CCGATGACATGCGTCGTCGTGCTTGCCGCGCTGGGCGCCGGACCGATCCACAACCTGATTGAGCGCGTCGTAACGCTCCTGCTTCACTGAGGTGAATGCCTTGCACGTCTTTCTTCGTACACTTGTCTTTTTTAAAAGTCCGATGGTCCATCGGTCTTTTGCGTGGGTCATGGCGCTCCTCGGTGTGCTCGCGCTTCCCCAGAGCGCGAGCGCACAAAGCGAGGTGAGCGTCGACGAGGTCGTCCGCGCGGCGCTGGCGCGCCCCGACATCGAAGAGCGCTTCAGCGCTCGAATTGCCGGGGCCCGCGCCGAGGTCGACGAGGAACTCGTCATCCCGATGCCCACCCTGGAGCTGGCTCACGAGCAGGTCTTTGGCAACGCCGACGTCCGCAACCTGGAGTTCTCGGCGCTGGTAGAGCAGAGCTTCGACCTCTCGGGATGGCGCGCGTCGTTGCGGGAGGCCTGGCCCCACCGAGAATCCGCGCTGCGGGCCGCCGCGCAGAGCTGGCGGCTGGAGGTCGCCACGACGGTGCGTGAGGCGTTCTTCCGCGTGCGGCACCACCAGGAGCGGATGGCCGTGATGGACGCCTGGATCGCGGGGCTGGAGCGGGGACTCACAGGTGTGCAGGCGCGCGAGGCCCGCGGCGACGTCTCGGCCTACCAGACGCGCCGCATCCGGCGCGAAATCGAACTCGCCACAGCGCGCCGGGCAAGCGAAGCCGCGGTGCTGGCCGAGGCCTGGGCCAACCTGGAGCGGTGGACCACCTGGGAGACACGCCCCCGGCTGCGCGGCGACCTCCAACCCACCGCGGCGCCTTCGGCTGAGATCGGGGAGCTCCGGCGTCCGAAGCTTGAGCGGCTTCAGCACCAAAAGCGCGCGCTGCGCGCCGAACTCGACGCCTGGGGCTCCCCCTTCTTGAGAGGCTGGGCGCTGGGAGCCGGCTACCGCTACGTCGATGCGGGCTCCAGCGACGGACACGGCTTCCTCGTAACGCTGGCGCTACCGCTGGCCTTCTGGAACACCGACGCGCCTCGGCGAGAGCAATTGCGCGCCCAACACCTGGAGGCCAGCCGCGAGCTGGCCTTGCTCACCAGCCTTGCGACCCGCGAGCACGCGGCGGCGCAGGCGCGTCTGGAGGCTGCGCTTCGCTCGCTCGAAGCGATGTCCGACCCCGCCCACGATGGCGAGCTGACCCGCCTCGCGCAGGTGGCCTTCGAGGCCGGGGAGGCCACCCTCCCCGAGCTGCTCGATGCCTTTGAAAGTGATGCCGATCTTCAACTCGCTCGCCTCGATCTGCAGTGGGAAGCGCGTCGCGCTGCCATTGCGCTCGACCGTAGCCGTAGCCTCGGAGTGCCCCAATGACTTCACGACCTTTCTTCTCGTTGCTCGGGGCGCTGCTGATGCTCGCCGGGTGTGCTGACAATCACGACCACGACCATCCTCATGATGAGCAGGGCGCTCATCCCCACGCGGCGGGAGCCGGCCATGGCGCGGGGCACGATGACCACGGCCACGACCATGGCGACGCCTCCGAGGTCGTGACCCTCTGGGGAGAGCACACGCAGCTCTTCGTCGAGTTCCCCGCGCTCGTCGTGGGCGAAGCGAGTCCCTTTGCCGCTCACCTGACCCGGCTGAGCGACCACGCCGCCATGGGCTCGGGGACGGTCGTGGTCGAACTCAGCGGTGGCGACGCCCCGCTGGAGCGATTCACGGTGGAGCAGCCCTCGCAGGCCGGCATCTTCCGGCCCATCGTGAAGCCAGCCCACCCCGGGCGGCGGCGCGTCACGCTTGCGCTCACGTCTGAGGCGCTCCACGAGACGCACGACCTTGGCGAGTTCGTGGTGTTCTCGTCGCGCAACGGCGCCAACCTGGCGGCCTCGGAGGAGCCCGCGGCTCAGGGGCAGATCTCCTACCTGCTCGAACAGCAGTGGCGCGTGCCCTTTGGCGTCGCCCGGGCGCGTGTCAGGCCCCTGCGTCCCAACCTTCCGGCCTTTGCCACCCTGGTGCAGCCCCCGGACGCCGAGGCCGTGGTCAGCGCGCCGCGCGCAGGTCGCGTGCTGGCGCCCGGCGGTCGCTTCCCGCGGGTTGGCGAGTCGGTGGATCAGGGCGCGCTGCTCTTCCAGCTCACCACCGCGCCCGGGGAGGGCGGCGATCCGGCCACGCTGGATCTGGCGGTTGACCAGGCGCAGATCCGCGTCGACGCGGCCCGTCGCGAGGTGGAGCGCCTGGGGCCCCTGGTGTCCCAGGGCGTCGTCGCCCCGCGCCGCCTCGACCAGGCGCAGAGCGCGTTGGAGACGGCCGAGGCCGAGTTTAAGAGCGCCCGCCGGCGGCGAAACAGCCTGTCTCAAACCCAGCGCGTCGGCGGCAGAGGAGATGCCCTCGCCGTGCCCGCGCCCCTGGAAGGCGCGCTCGCCGAGCTCTTCGTATCGCCCGGGACCTGGGTCTCCGAGGGCATGCCCCTGGCCCGGGTCGTCGACCGGGAACGCCTGGTCCTGAGCGTCGGCGTGCCCGAGGCCTACGTGGGACGCCTCCGCGAGGTCTCCGGGGCCTGGTTCCAGCTGGACAACGTGCCCGACGTCATCGAGGTGCCGCGCTCGGCCCTGATCGCCATCGGCACCGAACTCGACGAGGAGAGCCGCACCTTACCCGTGCGCTTTCGCATCGATAACGGGAGCCGCGAGCTCTTCGCGGGCATGAAGACCCGGGCGCACCTGATCGTCGAGGAGCCCCGGGAGGCCATCGCCGTGCCCCTGACCGCGGTCGTGGACGACTCGGGCACCGACGTCGTCTTCGTGCAGACCGGGGGAGAAACCTTTGAGCGTCGGGCCGTGCGCCTGGGGATCCGGGACGGCAACGACGTGGAAATCGTCGAGGGGGTGCACCCCGGGGAGTGGGTCGTCGCCGTGGGAGCCTACGCGGTGAAACTCGCGTCAACGTCTACCGAGTCGATCGGCCACGGCCACGCACATTAAGGAGGAGCACCATGATTGATGCCATCATTCGGTGGTCTCTCCACAACCGATTATTCGTATTAGTCGGGGCCGCGGCCCTGATCGTCTGGGGTATCGTGCAGGCGCGCGAGATGCCGGTGGATGTGTTCCCGGATCTGACGGCGCCCACGGTCACGGTGATCACCGAGGCCCACGGCATGGCGCCGGAGGAGGTCGAGCGACTGGTCACGTTTCCGGTCGAGGCGGTGCTCAACGGCGCCAGCGGCGTCCGGCGCGTGCGCTCGGCCACCTCGGTGGGCGTCTCCGTCATCTGGATTGAGTTCGAGTGGGGAACCGACATTTACACCGCGCGCCAGGTGGTCGCGGAGAAGCTCCAGCTGGTCGGAGCCTCGCTGCCGCCGGAGCTCGACCCGCCGGTGCTCGCCCCGATCGCCTCGATCATGGGGGAGATCCTCTTCATCGGCCTGAGTTCCGAGGAGGTCGCCCCGCGCGAGCTCCGAACCATCGCTGACTGGGATGTGCGCCGCCGGCTGCTGGCCGTCCCCGGGGTCTCTCAGGTCGTCCCGATTGGCGGAGGCGTCCAGCAGTTCCAAGTGCAGGTGCGCCCGGCCGACCTCGCCGAGCATCGGGTGACCCTCGACGATGTGATCGACGCGGTGAGCGCCACCAACGAGAACACCTCGGCCGGGTTCTACGAGCAAGGGGGCCAGGAGTACCTCATCTACGGGCTCGGGCGAGTCGGCGGGGCCGAAGATATCGCGCGGGCCGTGGTGCGCCCGCGCAACGGCGCGCCGGTGCGGG
This region of Lujinxingia litoralis genomic DNA includes:
- a CDS encoding TolC family protein: MALLGVLALPQSASAQSEVSVDEVVRAALARPDIEERFSARIAGARAEVDEELVIPMPTLELAHEQVFGNADVRNLEFSALVEQSFDLSGWRASLREAWPHRESALRAAAQSWRLEVATTVREAFFRVRHHQERMAVMDAWIAGLERGLTGVQAREARGDVSAYQTRRIRREIELATARRASEAAVLAEAWANLERWTTWETRPRLRGDLQPTAAPSAEIGELRRPKLERLQHQKRALRAELDAWGSPFLRGWALGAGYRYVDAGSSDGHGFLVTLALPLAFWNTDAPRREQLRAQHLEASRELALLTSLATREHAAAQARLEAALRSLEAMSDPAHDGELTRLAQVAFEAGEATLPELLDAFESDADLQLARLDLQWEARRAAIALDRSRSLGVPQ
- a CDS encoding efflux RND transporter periplasmic adaptor subunit, with the translated sequence MTSRPFFSLLGALLMLAGCADNHDHDHPHDEQGAHPHAAGAGHGAGHDDHGHDHGDASEVVTLWGEHTQLFVEFPALVVGEASPFAAHLTRLSDHAAMGSGTVVVELSGGDAPLERFTVEQPSQAGIFRPIVKPAHPGRRRVTLALTSEALHETHDLGEFVVFSSRNGANLAASEEPAAQGQISYLLEQQWRVPFGVARARVRPLRPNLPAFATLVQPPDAEAVVSAPRAGRVLAPGGRFPRVGESVDQGALLFQLTTAPGEGGDPATLDLAVDQAQIRVDAARREVERLGPLVSQGVVAPRRLDQAQSALETAEAEFKSARRRRNSLSQTQRVGGRGDALAVPAPLEGALAELFVSPGTWVSEGMPLARVVDRERLVLSVGVPEAYVGRLREVSGAWFQLDNVPDVIEVPRSALIAIGTELDEESRTLPVRFRIDNGSRELFAGMKTRAHLIVEEPREAIAVPLTAVVDDSGTDVVFVQTGGETFERRAVRLGIRDGNDVEIVEGVHPGEWVVAVGAYAVKLASTSTESIGHGHAH